The genomic interval GACAGCAGATTCAGAATGATTACCGGAGTATTACGCTAACTTAAAAATATATTATATCTTTTCTCATTCTCAATCGTCGTTTCGGGACCATGCCCTGGATGAACAACAGTCTTTCCCGGAAGAACAAGAAGCTTCTCCCTGATCGAGGATATGAGCTCTTCAAGATTTCCTCCGGGAAGATCAGTTCTGCCTATTGATCCCTCAAATAGCGCATCACCTGTAAAGACATGCCCTGGTAGGTAAATGCTTATTCCCCCAGGTGAATGACCAGGGGTATGAATGATTTCAAGTTTCAGGTTACCAACTGCAAGAATCTCACCACCCTGGAGCAGACGCGTAGGTTCAGGAGAATCCTCAAATTCCATACCCCACATGTCGGCATGTTCCCGAGCTCTCTGAAGAAAAGGCAAACCGGAAGCATGCAGAAGAAGATCTGCGTCAGTCTCCCGCATCAGGTAAGCATTCCCTCCGACATGATCGAAATGCCCATGAGTATTGATGATAACAGCAGTAGTCAGCTTATTGTATTCGAGTCTTTCGAGTATCCTCGCCCCATGACCGCCCGGATCTATTACAGCAGCGGCGCCGGATACCGGACATCCGATGATGTAGCAGTTTACATCAATCGGTCCTGTTAGAATCCT from Candidatus Aegiribacteria sp. carries:
- a CDS encoding MBL fold metallo-hydrolase, producing the protein MLTGPIDVNCYIIGCPVSGAAAVIDPGGHGARILERLEYNKLTTAVIINTHGHFDHVGGNAYLMRETDADLLLHASGLPFLQRAREHADMWGMEFEDSPEPTRLLQGGEILAVGNLKLEIIHTPGHSPGGISIYLPGHVFTGDALFEGSIGRTDLPGGNLEELISSIREKLLVLPGKTVVHPGHGPETTIENEKRYNIFLS